The genome window CTCATGGCATGGCGCATACTATCGGCGCCCTGCACCATGTACCCCATGGAGCGGCATGCGGCATCATCCTTCCCAAGGTTATGCGTTACAATGTCGAAACATCTGCTGATAAACTGGCCCAGGTAGCGCATGCCCTGGGTGTAAATGTCAAAGGTATGTCGGAAAAAGATGCCGCTCTGGCGGCAGCCGATGCCATTGAAGCGCTGATGCAAAAAGTGGGGCATCCCATGAGGCTGCGTGATGTGGGCGTTCCTGAAGAGAATCTGCCGATTTGCGCCTTCCATGCAATCGCCGACACAGCTGTTATCTTCAACGGGCGGCCGGTCAGCGATCCCAATGATATAATCCAGTTGTATTCACAGGCGTATTAAACAGCTTTATGCAAAAACAAGTAGGGGTGCCCTGATCCCGGGGCACCCCTATTAGCACACATCGCCATAATACTGCTACATAATAGGCTGTAAGCACAGTATGAGCAACTTCTGGAGTCCTGGAATAAGCTTTGCCTTTTCAAACAGGAGTTCGGGAACCGTCCAGTGTCCCCCGCCATTTTACTGAAGCTAAAACAGTAACCACTCTGGACGGATCCCGAACTTTCTTGTCTGTGGGCTGTTATCACGAAGGGTTAATCAAGTTCCAGATTGGTAATGGCACACTAAATCAGGTAATCTGATTTTCACAAATTAGCTTCTATTCAAGCCGCCAGAAGCGAAACCATCACCATTTTAGTTTCGATGGTGGGTGCTGATGTTACCATTCGCTCTTAAGGTGACTTTTTCACTGAACAGTTAAGGATGTGACAAAATCATAGAACATTAACACTGGCCAGACTGAGAGTTGACAAAGGCTATGGCAATCTATAACATATTAAGTAACTCTTCCTCGCCGTTCAGCCCTACAAGGTTGAACTGGCGAGGTTTGTTTTTATGGATGATGTCTGATGATATCTAAGAAGCTAATACTGTTCATTGACGACAAGAATATTTATAGGGGTGCCAGAAGAGCATTCTTCACCGATACTGATCCACACTATCATGGTCAAATAAATCCCATAGAATTGGGGAATTTAATATGTTCTCGTTCACCTGAAGGTGAAGCAAGGATACTAAGTCAGGTAAGAATTTATACAGGGAGCCCTGATGCCACAAAACAACCGCAGGCCTATGCTGCACACTGTAAACAACGCAACGAATGGTTGAGGCTCGGTGCTAAAGTAATTACCCGGACACTAAAATATCCGATCAATTGGCCGGTAACCAGGCCTGAACAAAAGGGTGTAGATGTTGCTTTGGCTGTTGATTTTGTTACTTCGGGAATCGATCTCGAATACGAGGTTGGTGTCATAGCTTCTACGGATACAGATTTAAAACCGGCTA of bacterium contains these proteins:
- a CDS encoding NYN domain-containing protein gives rise to the protein MISKKLILFIDDKNIYRGARRAFFTDTDPHYHGQINPIELGNLICSRSPEGEARILSQVRIYTGSPDATKQPQAYAAHCKQRNEWLRLGAKVITRTLKYPINWPVTRPEQKGVDVALAVDFVTSGIDLEYEVGVIASTDTDLKPAIEYVNKKLRNICQTEVLAWHSPRSRSRLSIRASNIWCYWLDANDYEHVSDLTDYNR